In Gracilinanus agilis isolate LMUSP501 chromosome 1, AgileGrace, whole genome shotgun sequence, the sequence TACATAGCCTATTAAAGTAATAGGGGATGGAATGTAAGTTCCTAATTCTTGTAATTTTTGTGATGGTTGTTAATTTTATGAACTGTGTAGGAGTGTTTTATTAAAAAAGCTACGAAACCAGTTTGTATTCTAATATGGTCTCacacacctcctagctatgtgaacctgggcaagtcacttaaccctcattgcctagcccataccattcttctgccttagaaccaatatctagtattgattctaagtcagaaagtaagggtttggggggggggggaagctatGATACTGGTTTGTAAATTTATTCATCAGACTCAAATCCACACAAATTGTCCTTAAACTTAATACCTCAGGAGGCTATACACTTCcaagtatacatatattattctaATGATATCATAACTCAAAGCACTTCCCCTTGGAAATTATCTTTAAAGATGGTTTACAAGTCATACTACATaataatcatttccattttctatgAAATAGATAGCTGCCTGGAATGAGCCAAATTAGCTAATAAAAACTAAGTTaagctagttttcttttttaaaaaaatcaggaacCAAGACTAAGGCATGATCTGTAACAAAGCTCACAATTTGCCTAGCCATCTGTTAGTATGAGgattgcaaatatatatatatatgcaatcctcatattatatatatatatcacctcgAAGCCTGtgttatttatgaaatatttaattcaaattttagcattttctgacttttaaaaagttttaatattCACCTTTTATTATAATAGCCACCCTATTTTCTGAACTGTGTGCCACTTGTACAAATATAGttattttcaaatgtataaaattGCTACTGAaacattatattttgttttgacagtttctcagatagttGTTCATATCTTAGCCATGTaaattactttcttctttgaaaaaaaatccaatgaaatggGGCTACCCACATatcaatacaataaaattttgtATAAAGCAATAATGTACTTTTTGATAACCAGAAGATAAATTCCTTCTAATAAACTCTGACTTCATGTCTGTTTCATGGCCTGAGATCATCTGAGTGAAGAGATTGATAAACATCCTTGAGATGAGTTTCAGGTTAGAATCATtggttcagagctggaagagatgttAGAAGTCCTCCATTTCACTCACAGCTAGGAAACTGGAGCCCTGAGAAATAATCTGAATTATATTAGATCACACAGATAAATAGTTTTTGTTCTGGAACTGTGGTTCTTTTCACTAAGTTTTGAACTGAACTTAATTCAATCTGCAAGTCTAGATTCCTCAAATTCCCAATAGTGCGATCTATTTTCAAGAGCCCTACACCTTTCAGATCTTGTGAGTGTGGTAAGATCCTGGGGTCAGTTCTTTACCACTTTAATAATTCTGTGATGTCACAGAAGTGTACTCCTTTCAGCAACTCTAATTGGAACTGATCCATGAGGTCTTATCGGGTGATACTATTGTCTGGGCAACTCAGAGGGCATTatcacataaaaattaaaattaaatgcagCCTTTGTACCCAACCGTAAACTATACCTTAGGCAAATACACTTCCAGCTCTATCCGTGTGATGGACTACAAAAATGAAAGCATACCTCCATGCCTAGATCACTACCCAATTTCTTTCCTAAAGTTTACTTTCTCTCTGCCGTTTCTATATTCTAGTACTACTTCTTTCAATTTTCTCCCATACAAACTTAAGAGTTATTATGCTCTGCCTCTCCCCaatactaaattaaatttaacttttaaaaaagcaaaacacattAAGCACCTTCTTTGTACTACTGACtgttaggtgctgggaatacagagaTGAATAGAACATGTGTCTCCATTTTTGCTCTTATCCTAGGAAGTGTCCCAGGCTTGCTTTGTGAATGTGTCCAACCCTGCCATTTGTCCTCTAGGTCATGATGATGGGCAGTGTGCGCCTGGCAGCGATCCTGCTGCAGTATGGAGCAGAACCCAACACCCCAGACCCGACGACCCTCACTCTTCCAGTCCACGACGCTGCCCGGGAGGGTTTCCTGGATACTCTGATGCTGCTCCACCGGGCAGGGGCACGGTTGGATGTCAGGGACTCCCTGGGTCGCCTCCCTGTGGACCTAGCCGAGGAAGAGGGACACCACCTCGTGGTCACATACCTGCGCGAGGTGGTGAGGGACGACTGAATTCGGCGGTCCAGAAGGTCGAATAGGATCTTCCAGgtgagaacaaaatgaaaaatgatcgTGTACGGAACCTCTGCCATTGCTTTTCCCCTCCCTTAGGAACATTAAGTTAAGTGTGATAGCTACCGTTTATTCTAagtctttaaagtttgcaaagcactttgcaaatatcattTGTTTTTCACAACACCCAGGGAGGTAGGTTCAATTATCCcgattttacaaattagaaaacagtttgaaagaagtgatttgctcatggttaTATATTTCTAAGTGTCTCCATCCAGTTTGGAACAAAAGTttccctgacttcaggtccagcactgtaCTCCTGCAAAAAACCCCTTCAAACcccttttttaaattgaaaaatggtGTTATCTGTACAGCAGTTGATGTCAAAGAACAGGGAAATGACAAGTGCAGATCACAGTGAGACATGAATTTCAGAAAACAAGTTTGTGAGTGAATAAAACGAGTTCATGATGCTTTCAACATAATTTACAGAGTAACTGATGCACAAGTTTGCTCCACCTCCTCTTCAGCCCCCTCCTCAGCCGTGGCATCCTGATAATGCTGATACTCAGCAACCAAATCATTCAAGGTGCTTTCTGCTTCAGTGAATTCCGTTTCATCCATGCCCTTTCCAGTATACCGGTGTGGGAAAGCCTTTCTTCGAAACATGGCCGGAAACTGCTCAGAAATGCACTTAACAGG encodes:
- the LOC123231248 gene encoding cyclin-dependent kinase inhibitor 2A — its product is MGIVEKKEGGIERNRTLFNSEGSCEGAKCAKEASMHTKQESEESLSGEKLTEAAARGRTEVVTELLELGTNPNAVNRFGRSAIQVMMMGSVRLAAILLQYGAEPNTPDPTTLTLPVHDAAREGFLDTLMLLHRAGARLDVRDSLGRLPVDLAEEEGHHLVVTYLREVVRDD